The Microbacterium sp. zg-Y1090 sequence TACGGCGTCGACTTCGACAACGCCTTCTGGAACGGCGAGCGCATGGTGTTCGGCGACGGCGACGGCGAGGTGTTCCGGGGGTTCACGGGTTCCCTCACCGTGGTCGCGCACGAGCTGACGCACGGGGTGACGGAGTACTCCGGCGGCCTGGCGTACGTGGGGCAGTCGGGCGCGCTCAACGAGTCGATCTCCGACGTCTTCGGCGCCCTCGTCGAGCAGCACCACCGGCAGCAGCGGGCCGACGAGGCGTCGTGGCTCATCGGGGAGGGCGTGTTCACCGACCTCGTGCAGGGTGTCGCGCTGCGCTCACTGGCCGCACCCGGCACGGCGTACGACGACGACGTGCTCGGGCGCGATCCCCAGCCTGGTCATCTGCGCGACTACGTCGACACCGAGGACGACAACGGCGGCGTGCACATCAACTCCGGCATCCCCAACCGCGCGTTCCATCTGGTGGCCACCGACCTCGGCGGCTTCGCCTGGGAGCGGGCGGGCCTCATCTGGTACCGCACGCTCACGGGTGGGTCGCTCGCGCCGAGCACCGACTTCGCCGCATTCGCCCGCGCCACACTCCTCACCGCCGCGGCGGAGTACGGTGAGGACTCGGAGGAGGTCGCCGCCGTCCGCGCCGGCTGGGCGGGCGTCGGCGTGATCGAGGATGCATCAGCGTGACGAACCCGACGTCTCCGTGACCGTCGTGCGCAGCGGCGGCATCGCCGGCCTTCGCCGGGAATGGCACGCCGAGGCCTGCGGAGCCGAGGCGAAGCCGTGGCTCGCCCTCATCGAGGGCTGCCCGTGGGACGAGCCCGTACCCGAGACGCCGGGGGCAGATCGCTTCCAGTGGCAGGTGAGCGCCGCCGTGGGCGCTGCCCGGCGGGACGCGCGGATGCCCGACGGCGCGGTGACCGCACCGTGGCGGGCGCTCATCGACGCCGTGCGCGGCGTCCCCGCCGTCAGCGGCCCGAAAGCCGCTCGCGCAGAGACTTCTTGACCGGCTTCAGCGACCTCTGCAGGTACACCGTGCCCAGCCAGCGGCCGAACTTGCGTCCCACACGTCCCATGCGACCCACCTCGACGAACCCGAGCCGCTCGTGCAGCGCGATCGACGCCTCGGCGCCTCGGTCGCTGATGACGGCGACCATCTCACGGATGCCGGCCTGCTCGCAGGCGACGATCAGCGCCTCCAGCAGCGCGCGTCCCAGGCCTTTGCCGGTGGCGGCCTGCCCGAGGTAGATCGAGTTCTCCACGCTGTAGCGGTAGGCCGATTTGCTCGACAGGGGCTGCACGAGGGCGTAACCGAGGATCTGGCCGGACGGCGCCTGCGCCACCAGGAACGGCATCCCCAGCTTCTGGAGGTGGTTCAGCTTCTCCCGCCACTGCGCGATCGACCACTTCTCCTCGTCGAAGGTCACCACCGAGTTGGTGACGTAGTGGTTGTAGATCTCGCGGATGTCGGGGACATCCCGCTCAGTGGCGGGTCGGATCTCGTAGGCGAAGGGATGCTCCGGATCCGGCCGCCGCCGCAGGTGCCACGGCAGACGCCGGCGGTCGCGGTCGTACTCGTCCTCCAGCATGAGGTCAGCCTAGAGCGGCAGCCGGCGGCAGCTCCCACCGCACCGGCGAGGACCCCTGCTGCACGAGCAGGGCGTCGGCGCGCGAGAACGGGCGTGACCCGAAGAACCCGCGTGATGCGGAGAGCGGAGACGGGTGCGGGGACTCGATGCGCGCCGTGTCGCCCAGCAGCGGCGCGAGCGAAGCGGCATCCCTCCCCCACAGGATCGCCACGAGCGGCCCGCCCCGGGCGACGAGGGCACGGATGGCGTGCTCGGTCACCTTCTCCCATCCCCAGCCGCGATGCGAGCCGGCCGCGCCCGGCGCGACGGTGAGCACGCGGTTGAGCAGCATGACGCCCTGGTCGCTCCACGCGGACAGGTCGCCGTGCTCCGCCGGGGCGATGCCGAGATCGTCCGACAGCTCCCGGTAGATGTTGCGCAGGCTCCGCGGGATCGGGCGCACGTGGGCGTCGACGGCGAAGGAGAGCCCGATCGGGTGCCCGGGGGTCGGGTAGGGGTCCTGCCCCACGATCAGCACGCGCACGTCGGCCATCGGACGCTGGAAGGCACGGAGCACGCGGTCACCGGCCGGCAGGTAGGCGCGCCCTGCGGCCGTCTCGGCGCGCAGTCGCTCGCCGAGGGCGGCGATGTCGCCCGCGACCGGCTGCAGCGCCTGCGCCCAGTCGGGAGCCACCAATCCCGCGTCGGCGAGTTCGGGCAGGGTCATCGCCATCCACTCCTCCGTCCACACCCGACCAGCCTACGGAGGGGCGCGCCGGGTGCGGGTGCGCGTCGGGTGCGCGACGGGTGCGCGTCGGGTGCGAGCCGGGTTTTCGGGTGCGCCGGCCGCCGCCTCCTCCACAGCCCGGGGTGGATTCGCGTCATCCACAATGTCCGCCTGACCTGGGGTTACCACCCGTTCGATGTCGGAGGGGAGCGGCAGAATCAGAGGCATGAACAGCTCCCCCATCGTCGACTCGATGGCCGTCGACTCGATCGCCGCCGCCTCACACGGCGCGGTGATCTCCGGCGTGGAGCAGACCCGCCGGGCGATCGCGGCGTTGCAGGCGCGGGAACTGCAGTGGCTGGCGCGGGCCGAGACGATTGCAGCCGAGGAGACATCCCGAGTGCCCTCGAGCGAGGGGCGTGAGCGCGAGATGCCGCGGCGGGCGATGGCGGCGGAACTCGCGGCCGTGCTGCGGCGTTCCGATCGCGGCATGCAGCAGCGGATGCGCGATGCCGCCGGGCTGGTGGGGGGATTCGCGGCGACGCTGGCGGCGCTGGAGGCGGGGAGAATCGACGTGGCCCA is a genomic window containing:
- a CDS encoding M4 family metallopeptidase yields the protein MNAIVPPYLLARLAETDAPHLARAARAARNTLAAQRHYRPELTRLRLSIDEDGALVAEGAPSPNRVVSDAQNEENLPGMTVRGEGDPPTGDAAADEAFDGLGVTFDFFWDAYQRAGIDGVGGTLAATVHYGVDFDNAFWNGERMVFGDGDGEVFRGFTGSLTVVAHELTHGVTEYSGGLAYVGQSGALNESISDVFGALVEQHHRQQRADEASWLIGEGVFTDLVQGVALRSLAAPGTAYDDDVLGRDPQPGHLRDYVDTEDDNGGVHINSGIPNRAFHLVATDLGGFAWERAGLIWYRTLTGGSLAPSTDFAAFARATLLTAAAEYGEDSEEVAAVRAGWAGVGVIEDASA
- a CDS encoding protealysin inhibitor emfourin, encoding MHQRDEPDVSVTVVRSGGIAGLRREWHAEACGAEAKPWLALIEGCPWDEPVPETPGADRFQWQVSAAVGAARRDARMPDGAVTAPWRALIDAVRGVPAVSGPKAARAETS
- a CDS encoding GNAT family N-acetyltransferase, which gives rise to MLEDEYDRDRRRLPWHLRRRPDPEHPFAYEIRPATERDVPDIREIYNHYVTNSVVTFDEEKWSIAQWREKLNHLQKLGMPFLVAQAPSGQILGYALVQPLSSKSAYRYSVENSIYLGQAATGKGLGRALLEALIVACEQAGIREMVAVISDRGAEASIALHERLGFVEVGRMGRVGRKFGRWLGTVYLQRSLKPVKKSLRERLSGR
- a CDS encoding uracil-DNA glycosylase; translation: MAMTLPELADAGLVAPDWAQALQPVAGDIAALGERLRAETAAGRAYLPAGDRVLRAFQRPMADVRVLIVGQDPYPTPGHPIGLSFAVDAHVRPIPRSLRNIYRELSDDLGIAPAEHGDLSAWSDQGVMLLNRVLTVAPGAAGSHRGWGWEKVTEHAIRALVARGGPLVAILWGRDAASLAPLLGDTARIESPHPSPLSASRGFFGSRPFSRADALLVQQGSSPVRWELPPAAALG